The window tttgcctggtacactaatcaacgagatatctcgatagttgttgcaatccttcctgtttccttgcttatagataggtgcaattactgcttttgtccaatctgaagataccttaccaacactccatgctaatattattctatgaagccatttcatccctgccttcccactatacttcaccatttcatctattcctgctgctttatgacaatggagtttatttaccatcctttccacttcctcaagcataatttcaccaacatcattttcctcctccccatgagcgtggttgttcgcaacaccatcaggaagatttccttttacgttgagaagatgttcaaaatattccctccacctctgcagtgattccctgggatctattatgagttcacctgaattaatcaaaacactgttcatttcctttttgcctcccttcctaagattctttattactgtccagaaaggtttccctgctgcttgacctagcctttccaggttattaccaaaatcttcccacgactcttttggattcaacaactatttgattCGCTccatttctttcatctacatacaattcccagtctccatcagcccttgtttggagccatttctgataagccttcttttcacgtttacaagctgctctcacttcatcattccaccaagatgttatctttttttccatctttacacacagttgttcctaggcatttccttgctgtttctaaaGCAGCATtcctgtatgacacccattctctttctatatcctgaacctacttactgtctactgctcaaaacttctcactaatcatatccatgtacttcagtctaatttcctcatcctggagattttctacccttattcatttgcagacacaTTTCaccctatcctaggcctagagacagttcactacagatcagatagtaatttgtatcataaaaaaatccctggaaaacccaTACTTTACTAACAGATaaatagccttttgcttgaagaatgtattcataactactaaacccatactagcacagaaatccagcaaacacttcccatctcttccccacattcaccaatcaccctttcatatccttcagttctatttccaactcttgcattgaaatcacccattagtactatcctatccttgctgttgatcctgactacaatgtcactcaatgcttcataaaacttgtcaacttcatcctcatctgcactctcacatggtgaatacactgagataattctcgtcctaattcccccaactgccaaatctacccacatcattttgctcgtttatgtgcctaacagaaactatgttgtgagcaatagtatttctgatgaacagtcctatcccacactctgcccttccatttttaacacccgtcaagtagactttataatctcctttctcttcctcgttatctccctttatccgaatatcatttactcctagaacatccagatgcatcctctttgttgactcagccagttctactttctttcttccataagccccattaatactgaaaGCTCCTCATtgattccatttcattcaccaagttgtttccaaggagtccctcgtctgttaaattggagtgggactccattactcccataggtccaaggcttgtttaaaatgttctgagcttggtaaattctgtgaagcaggatgctatcctacatatacatagtccatgtgaggatctctcctctaacgggttagagacaCCGGTGGATTGTCTAGTCCtaactgcctgagcacaaggagggctatgactcagaatatgtccgagatacacactcccattccatagcaactggtatcccgactctcaggaccacctactaggccactcagcctttgcccatggttcacgaactaggacgtgactacagtaacccataccatgaaccacATTTCTATCTTTAATAATTTATATTCATATACATGTTTGTTCCATTTCTTTTACTTACCTCAAACAAGAAATTTGTAGAAGTTAATAGCCATTTGTTTTCTTCCAGGTAAATCTGAGCCCTGCCTTGGGCAATGACTGTGATGTAGATCCTGCAGTAAAGAAGCCTATGTTGCATGACTTGTTTGATCTGCTTGGTCTCCCAGTGTGTAATACAGGGTTATCACTCTTCACCATCTGGTCTTCCAATTACCATTGCCCACCTCATATTGACAGTGATgatgaaaacagtgaaaataccaATGACTCAAGTAGAAAATTACAATCAGGTATACCTAGTAGCAATACAGCTGCTCTTAGTGTAGCTACCGCAGCTAGTCGATGGAAACGCCGacaccagcagcagcaacagcaacagcagcaactgCAGCAGCAGCGTCAACTTGCTGTTTGTGATTCAAAACCGCCAGGTGGAGCAACATTAACCCCAAGAACAAGGAAAAAGAGTGCaaatcataatcaccatcatcatcgaaaTACTAATAGTGCATTAGTTTCAACTCAGGGAAGTGTTCACACAGGAAGTATACCTGGCCGACGATCAAAAGCCCGCACTGCTAAGAGTTTGGCAAAGTCTTCATCCGGTAGCCTTTACTCATCTTCATCAAGGAATTCCTTAACTGATGATGACGGTGAATATATTAATAATGATGGCAGTGGAAACTGGATAAAAAATTCCCTCATTATTGATCGGAGCAAAATTCAGAGCCGAGGATTCCAACGTACTAAACAGCCAACACCAAAGTTGTGGGGAAATGGCAGGGACTGGAGGTCTCCTCCAGCTGGTGAGGGAGACTGGGTAAGGATCTATCCCCTAGGACAAGTCTCTGAACAGGAAATGGATGATGGACTAGGAGTACCCACTGTTGGAGACAAGGAAGTTAGGAGAGTGGTGGCAGCAGTACATCGTTATAGCAAGACGGCTCGAGACATATGGCGGAAAAATCCTTCTGCTACAGACTTAGAATATAATACTCTCTTACAGCATTCCCTTGGTTTTACTGGACAAGTGTGGTTGCCCCCTAAATAATGATTAGTTCTTTTTCAATACTATTTAAGAAAAAGATATTTTCTTGTTCAATTTATTTTCTACAAATAAACATATGAATATCAGCTATATGGATTAAACAAGATTGTATATGTCTAGAATCATTCTTTCCTTTTTATAATATTCCTCATTCCTCTTATACAGGATGGCACTGATGACTTAAAATATTTTTAACCCTTAAGATTAATCAACAACAATAACATAAGTTACATCATTCTTTCATTTCTATATTTGATTTCATTGAATAACGATTGGTCTTTAGAGAATGAAGATGATTTCTTCCTCTCACTACTGTCCAATCTCAGAGAAGCTGTAatgccaggaagggcatcagaACACACACAAAAGATAAACACAGGAGTAGGCTAGCCTGACCAGAGGCAACAAAGGAGAAACAAGGTTATCAATAAAAGCACAAAAGAGCATGGAAAAAAATCATCTTCATAGCTGAACTTTTCCTCATCAGCCCTGTTCTTCTGTATCTTAGCCTTTAGAAGAAGATTATTTCCTTTTATGGCATTTGACCCAAACAGGATTTACCATTTCCAGCTTCATCAGGTGGGTAGACATCCAAGTTCTCTCCTCCACATTTGTGTCCTCTGCCGTTGATAGAGAAAAACGCTTACATTGCGTTAAATAAATATATCTGTAACATAacagctgaggccatattattttattttttaataatgttattgattttaagtcgcactaactacttttactgttttgggAAATGCCGAGATGCCAGACTTTTTTCTGCAGGAGCTCTttaacatggcagtaaatctaccaacatgaggctgatgtatttgagcacctttaaatgccaccaaactgagccaggattgaacctaccaagctgGGTTGAGAAGACTCTACCATCTGACCTTCTCagcccagttattattattattattattattattattattattattattattattattattattattattgttattgtccgtttcaccctctttggggtacgatagatctatcaatggttagcgagtcgtgttttcctgtccttccagtactttttcattctttcagatcttgccttcctctcttcttcataaATTCtgtagtcgtttgggcttcaccctgtcctgaaacctctttattttatctttggttattttctttgcagatccatctagaagcatctcttctgtaatttggaattctcgtaggaccttctcagtttccttaaaccagttcggcttggttttcttattacgcaaatagtcgaagattctttcaGTTATCCTTTTcagatccattcttaggatgtggccatagaagtcaattctccttttacTTATTGTGTcagaaatcctttctgatttcctatacagggtttcattgcagATGTGTGAAAGtttgttattatgga is drawn from Anabrus simplex isolate iqAnaSimp1 chromosome 1, ASM4041472v1, whole genome shotgun sequence and contains these coding sequences:
- the LOC136867204 gene encoding probable tubulin polyglutamylase TTLL2 isoform X1 yields the protein MAFDGGPFIFRINENGSGPNLLLQVCVERGWREYNECGILRDNWNLWWRTSGFSASFHKQLKNWQFTNHIPKGSSICRKDNLARYLKCMRKVYGSIYDISPPGFNLPLEYNKLVAECTRLKQNAETCIWICKPAQQSQGKGIFLFQMLSDLVFHSNAVVQRYIENPLLIGGYKFDLRLYVCIPSYHPLTVYLYREGLVRFSTEKFSLKDLDNPFCHLTNSSLNKQGASYTKKKDCVGSGCKWTLKQLRHYLVQVGISDWLLWQRVSSLIVLTVLSQITGIPSTSNCFEFYGFDVLVDASLRPWLLEVNLSPALGNDCDVDPAVKKPMLHDLFDLLGLPVCNTGLSLFTIWSSNYHCPPHIDSDDENSENTNDSSRKLQSGIPSSNTAALSVATAASRWKRRHQQQQQQQQQLQQQRQLAVCDSKPPGGATLTPRTRKKSANHNHHHHRNTNSALVSTQGSVHTGSIPGRRSKARTAKSLAKSSSGSLYSSSSRNSLTDDDGEYINNDGSGNWIKNSLIIDRSKIQSRGFQRTKQPTPKLWGNGRDWRSPPAGEGDWVRIYPLGQVSEQEMDDGLGVPTVGDKEVRRVVAAVHRYSKTARDIWRKNPSATDLEYNTLLQHSLGFTGQVWLPPK
- the LOC136867204 gene encoding probable alpha-tubulin polyglutamylase Ttll1 isoform X2; protein product: MAFDGGPFIFRINENGSGPNLLLQFTNHIPKGSSICRKDNLARYLKCMRKVYGSIYDISPPGFNLPLEYNKLVAECTRLKQNAETCIWICKPAQQSQGKGIFLFQMLSDLVFHSNAVVQRYIENPLLIGGYKFDLRLYVCIPSYHPLTVYLYREGLVRFSTEKFSLKDLDNPFCHLTNSSLNKQGASYTKKKDCVGSGCKWTLKQLRHYLVQVGISDWLLWQRVSSLIVLTVLSQITGIPSTSNCFEFYGFDVLVDASLRPWLLEVNLSPALGNDCDVDPAVKKPMLHDLFDLLGLPVCNTGLSLFTIWSSNYHCPPHIDSDDENSENTNDSSRKLQSGIPSSNTAALSVATAASRWKRRHQQQQQQQQQLQQQRQLAVCDSKPPGGATLTPRTRKKSANHNHHHHRNTNSALVSTQGSVHTGSIPGRRSKARTAKSLAKSSSGSLYSSSSRNSLTDDDGEYINNDGSGNWIKNSLIIDRSKIQSRGFQRTKQPTPKLWGNGRDWRSPPAGEGDWVRIYPLGQVSEQEMDDGLGVPTVGDKEVRRVVAAVHRYSKTARDIWRKNPSATDLEYNTLLQHSLGFTGQVWLPPK